A window from Cyanobacteria bacterium QS_8_64_29 encodes these proteins:
- a CDS encoding o-succinylbenzoate synthase: MAYRLHVRPYRHPLQQPLATARGSWSVREGIWVQLSDGAERVGWGEIAPLPRFGSETQAQALVFCRQAEPAITEAAITAIPDALPACQFGFESALTALQSPERGLPALRYSYLLPSGAAALQAWPAAWASGARTFKVKIGTQPLPVELAQFERLSQALPATARLRLDANGSLTPETARQWLAAADRAGIVEFLEQPLPPERWPDLQALQGEFATAVALDESAATLARLAACHRAGWRGPMAVKVAVAGSPARLRRFCRAHAIDAVPSSALETATGRQAALRVAAQIASADRAVGFGVEPWLSEAARS, translated from the coding sequence ATGGCCTACCGCTTGCACGTTCGACCCTACCGGCACCCCCTGCAGCAACCGCTGGCCACCGCGCGGGGCAGCTGGTCCGTGCGCGAAGGCATCTGGGTGCAGCTGAGCGACGGGGCGGAACGGGTAGGATGGGGCGAGATTGCTCCGCTGCCGCGCTTTGGCTCCGAGACCCAGGCCCAGGCGCTGGTATTTTGCCGGCAGGCCGAGCCTGCCATCACCGAGGCTGCGATCACGGCCATCCCGGATGCGTTGCCGGCCTGCCAGTTTGGGTTTGAATCGGCCCTGACGGCGCTGCAATCGCCCGAGCGCGGGTTGCCCGCGCTGCGCTACAGCTACCTGCTGCCCAGCGGCGCTGCAGCCTTGCAGGCCTGGCCGGCTGCCTGGGCAAGCGGCGCGCGCACGTTCAAGGTCAAAATCGGCACGCAGCCGCTGCCGGTGGAGCTGGCGCAGTTCGAGCGGCTGAGCCAAGCCCTACCGGCAACGGCGCGGCTGCGGCTCGATGCCAACGGCAGCCTCACGCCCGAGACTGCCCGGCAGTGGCTGGCAGCTGCCGATCGCGCCGGGATTGTGGAGTTTTTGGAGCAGCCGCTGCCACCCGAGCGCTGGCCGGATCTCCAAGCCCTGCAGGGAGAGTTTGCCACCGCCGTGGCGCTGGATGAGTCGGCTGCCACGCTGGCGCGCTTGGCCGCTTGCCACCGCGCCGGCTGGCGCGGTCCCATGGCCGTTAAGGTGGCCGTTGCCGGCTCGCCGGCGCGCCTGCGCCGGTTTTGCCGGGCCCACGCCATTGATGCCGTGCCCAGCTCGGCCCTAGAGACGGCCACCGGCCGGCAGGCAGCCCTGCGGGTAGCGGCCCAAATTGCCAGCGCCGACCGTGCCGTGGGCTTTGGTGTGGAACCATGGCTGAGCGAAGCAGCACGCTCGTGA
- a CDS encoding 2-succinylbenzoate-CoA ligase encodes MAERSSTLVTASPGACLQRQRHRQWLSGCDGATFEALVERYGAALAQLPARPARVLLLEPRPYRFLAALLAAVAADCHVFLGNPCWGQRERAQVGRWVQPDLTLGALPLAPRTGGEPRPAIAARAARVAIPTGGSSGALRFALHSWETLMAAAAGFARYWGGVPAHTLDVLPLYHVSGLMPFLRALVTGGQFAAMPFKALTPQRRAAIAPEGQFLSLVPLQLQRLLEAGAGTWLARFRAVLLGGAPASAELLAAARAQRIPLAPSYGMTETAAQVAALAPAAFGAGCNSSGGALPHARITVRDGSGAVLPPGRTGTIAIRASSLYLGYYGESGSPPDPFLSDDRGYLDAAGRLHWVGRRSQTILTGGESVAPEEVEAALLETGLVSEACVVGLPDPVWGQAVAAAYIPRSPQVTTERLRAAIARGLSACKRPKTWLALERLPRTDRGKRDRTRIAQLLERGRS; translated from the coding sequence ATGGCTGAGCGAAGCAGCACGCTCGTGACGGCATCCCCCGGGGCCTGCTTGCAGCGGCAGCGCCATCGCCAATGGCTGAGCGGTTGCGATGGCGCCACCTTCGAGGCGCTGGTCGAGCGCTACGGCGCGGCCTTGGCGCAGCTACCTGCCCGCCCGGCTCGGGTGTTGCTGCTGGAGCCGCGGCCGTACCGGTTTCTGGCTGCCTTGTTGGCGGCCGTGGCGGCCGACTGCCACGTGTTTTTGGGCAACCCCTGTTGGGGCCAGCGCGAGCGAGCCCAGGTGGGCCGCTGGGTGCAGCCCGATTTGACCTTGGGCGCGCTGCCGCTGGCGCCCCGCACCGGCGGCGAGCCCCGGCCCGCCATTGCCGCGCGCGCGGCGCGAGTTGCCATCCCCACCGGCGGCAGCTCGGGGGCGCTCCGCTTTGCCCTGCACAGTTGGGAGACGCTCATGGCGGCCGCGGCTGGATTCGCCCGCTATTGGGGAGGTGTCCCCGCCCACACCCTAGACGTCCTGCCGCTATACCACGTCAGCGGCCTGATGCCCTTCCTGCGGGCGCTGGTCACGGGCGGGCAGTTCGCAGCGATGCCGTTTAAGGCCCTAACGCCCCAGCGGCGGGCTGCGATCGCCCCCGAGGGTCAGTTCCTGTCGCTAGTGCCACTGCAGCTACAGCGGCTGCTGGAGGCGGGCGCTGGCACCTGGCTGGCCCGCTTTCGTGCCGTGCTGTTGGGGGGAGCGCCGGCCTCGGCCGAGCTTTTGGCTGCCGCTCGGGCACAGCGCATCCCGCTGGCCCCCAGCTACGGCATGACCGAGACGGCGGCGCAAGTGGCAGCGCTCGCGCCGGCGGCGTTTGGGGCGGGCTGCAACAGCAGCGGTGGGGCCTTGCCCCACGCGCGCATTACCGTGCGCGATGGTAGCGGTGCGGTGCTGCCACCCGGCCGAACCGGCACGATCGCCATCCGCGCTAGCTCGCTCTACCTGGGCTATTACGGCGAGTCCGGTTCCCCACCCGACCCGTTTCTGAGCGACGACCGGGGCTATTTGGATGCCGCTGGCCGGCTGCATTGGGTGGGCCGCCGCAGCCAGACCATCCTTACCGGCGGCGAGAGCGTGGCCCCCGAGGAGGTGGAAGCTGCGCTCCTCGAAACTGGGCTCGTCAGCGAAGCTTGCGTGGTGGGCCTGCCCGACCCGGTGTGGGGCCAGGCCGTGGCCGCCGCCTACATACCGCGCTCGCCCCAGGTCACCACCGAGCGGTTGCGCGCGGCCATCGCCCGCGGGCTCAGCGCCTGCAAGCGGCCCAAAACCTGGCTCGCGCTCGAGCGCCTGCCCCGCACTGATCGCGGCAAGCGCGATCGCACCCGCATCGCCCAGCTGCTCGAGCGGGGGCGCTCTTAA
- a CDS encoding 2-carboxy-1,4-naphthoquinone phytyltransferase: MALKRRTDRIDFSVWWAAIKPPIYSVAIVPITVGSAIAFAETNAFNFRVFATFLAAAVLIVAWLNLSNDVFDAETGVDRNKKTSVVNITGRKSVVFWVSQACLILALLGLAAIAWWLRDLTVLGLVLLACSLGYSYQGPPFRLGYRGWGEPICFVCFGPIAIAAAYYAQAQAFSSAAWAASTVIGLTTTIILFCSHFHQVEDDQRAGKRSPIVRLGTARGAQVLGGLTAGVFALVAVFVAVGLFPPSALLAGGSLPFAAGLVRYVRRYHHRPERVRSCKFIAVKFHFWSGMLLSLGFAGLVWA, from the coding sequence ATGGCACTCAAACGGCGGACCGATCGGATCGATTTTAGTGTTTGGTGGGCGGCGATCAAGCCGCCAATTTATAGTGTTGCTATCGTTCCCATTACGGTCGGCAGTGCTATCGCATTCGCCGAGACGAATGCCTTTAATTTTAGGGTTTTTGCCACCTTTTTAGCCGCCGCCGTTTTGATTGTTGCGTGGCTCAATCTCAGCAACGATGTTTTTGACGCCGAAACGGGGGTCGATCGCAACAAAAAGACCTCAGTCGTCAACATCACGGGCCGCAAATCGGTGGTGTTCTGGGTGAGTCAAGCTTGCCTGATCCTCGCCCTGCTGGGACTGGCCGCGATCGCGTGGTGGTTGCGCGATCTCACCGTTTTGGGCCTGGTCTTGCTGGCTTGCAGCTTGGGCTACAGCTACCAGGGGCCGCCGTTTCGGCTGGGCTATCGGGGTTGGGGCGAGCCCATTTGCTTTGTCTGCTTTGGCCCCATCGCGATTGCGGCGGCTTACTACGCCCAAGCGCAGGCCTTCTCGAGCGCTGCCTGGGCTGCCTCAACCGTCATCGGCCTAACCACAACCATCATTCTGTTCTGCTCGCACTTTCACCAAGTTGAGGACGATCAGCGCGCGGGCAAGCGATCGCCCATCGTGCGCTTGGGGACCGCCCGGGGCGCGCAGGTCCTGGGTGGGCTGACGGCTGGGGTTTTTGCTTTGGTTGCAGTCTTTGTGGCGGTGGGGCTCTTTCCGCCGTCGGCCCTGCTTGCGGGAGGCAGCCTGCCGTTTGCCGCCGGCTTGGTGCGTTACGTCCGGCGCTACCACCACCGACCCGAGCGTGTGCGCAGCTGCAAGTTCATTGCCGTCAAGTTCCATTTCTGGAGCGGCATGCTGCTGAGCTTGGGCTTTGCCGGATTGGTCTGGGCGTGA
- a CDS encoding isochorismate synthase, with translation MPGLLHSPHSLSLECDLERSLRCAQAIAKSQNAERILSFAQTVEPRDPLAAYRTLARAAGPTFFWQNRSRGEALAAGGAARSLAAGPGHRFARARAFVRRCTDRLLRAGEQPAAGAGPYFACSFTFFARGRGPRAFPPATVLLPAIQLVCRPQGCTLVANASIGPHSDLDRIGALLAAQWQAVCQAPHSFPDPPLAECRLQAIPQSPAAYKGAVSRALAAIRSGKLRKIVLAHALEVSSPVALEPVAALERLRQRHPDCYVFATRNSQGESFVGASPERLLSLHDGWLTADALAGSAPRGRDGGEDAERAAQLRASAKEQREHRAVSDALIQQLRALGLKPLRSPLQLRQLSQIQHLWTPVQARLGPNLDPLDIAARLHPTPAVAGTPTQAACERLHRFESGDRGLYAAPLGWVDGRGNGELVVGIRSAAIAGHRARLHAGAGIVAGSDPERELAEVELKQRSLLSALA, from the coding sequence ATGCCCGGTCTGCTGCACTCTCCCCATAGCCTTTCCCTCGAGTGCGATCTCGAGCGATCGCTGCGCTGCGCGCAGGCGATCGCCAAAAGTCAAAATGCCGAGCGCATCCTGAGCTTCGCCCAGACTGTCGAGCCCCGCGACCCGCTGGCTGCTTACCGAACCCTCGCGCGCGCGGCGGGGCCCACGTTTTTTTGGCAAAACCGCAGCCGGGGCGAAGCCCTGGCGGCCGGGGGGGCTGCCCGGTCGCTGGCAGCCGGGCCGGGCCACCGCTTTGCGCGCGCTCGCGCTTTCGTCCGGCGCTGCACCGACCGCCTGCTTCGAGCCGGCGAGCAGCCAGCTGCTGGGGCTGGCCCCTACTTTGCCTGCAGCTTTACCTTCTTTGCCCGGGGCCGCGGCCCCCGCGCGTTCCCGCCAGCCACTGTCTTGCTGCCCGCCATTCAGCTTGTTTGCCGGCCCCAGGGCTGTACGCTCGTGGCCAATGCCAGCATTGGCCCCCACAGCGACCTGGATCGCATCGGCGCTTTGCTAGCGGCGCAATGGCAGGCCGTTTGCCAAGCGCCGCACAGCTTCCCCGATCCGCCCCTTGCCGAGTGCCGGTTGCAGGCCATCCCGCAATCGCCGGCTGCCTATAAAGGCGCCGTATCGCGCGCGCTGGCCGCCATCCGCAGCGGCAAGCTGCGCAAGATCGTCCTTGCCCACGCCTTGGAGGTGAGCTCGCCGGTCGCGCTCGAGCCGGTCGCCGCTCTGGAGCGCTTGCGGCAGCGCCATCCCGACTGCTATGTCTTTGCCACCCGCAACAGCCAGGGCGAGTCGTTTGTGGGCGCCAGTCCCGAGCGGTTGCTGAGCCTCCACGATGGGTGGCTGACCGCCGATGCGCTGGCCGGCTCGGCCCCGCGCGGCCGCGATGGCGGCGAGGATGCCGAGCGGGCCGCCCAGTTGCGTGCGAGCGCCAAGGAGCAGCGCGAGCACCGGGCCGTGAGCGATGCCTTGATCCAGCAGCTGCGCGCGCTGGGACTGAAACCGCTGCGATCGCCGCTGCAGCTGCGGCAGCTGTCTCAAATCCAACACCTTTGGACGCCCGTTCAGGCCCGGTTGGGCCCCAACCTCGATCCGCTCGATATTGCGGCCCGCTTGCATCCCACCCCGGCTGTAGCGGGAACGCCCACCCAGGCCGCTTGCGAGCGCCTGCACCGTTTTGAGAGCGGCGATCGCGGCCTCTACGCAGCCCCACTGGGGTGGGTCGACGGCCGCGGCAACGGCGAGCTGGTTGTCGGCATTCGCTCGGCCGCGATCGCGGGCCATCGGGCACGCCTGCATGCCGGTGCCGGCATTGTGGCCGGCTCGGACCCCGAGCGCGAGCTGGCCGAGGTGGAGCTCAAGCAGCGCTCGCTGCTGTCGGCGCTCGCCTAG